A single region of the Indicator indicator isolate 239-I01 chromosome 3, UM_Iind_1.1, whole genome shotgun sequence genome encodes:
- the LRRN3 gene encoding leucine-rich repeat neuronal protein 3: MKDMQLKINFLLGLVMTALVQAVEKKADCPESCICEIRPWFTPRSVYMEATTVDCNDLGLFNFPSRLPADTQVLLLQTNNIVKIEHSVNLPVNLTALDLSQNNLSSVASFNLKKIPQLLSVYLEENKLTELPEECLSGLQNLEELYVNHNLISVIAPGAFIGLNNLLRLHLNSNGLQMINRKWFEATPNLEILMIGENPIIRIEDMNFKPLINLRSLVLAGINLTEIPDNAFVGLDKLESISFYDNRFVRVPHIALQKARNLKFLDLNKNPINRIRRGDFSNMLHLKELGINNMPELISIDSLAVDNLPDLRKIEATNNPRLSYIHPNAFYRLPKLESLMLNSNALSALYRNTIESLPNLKEVSIHSNPIRCDCVIRWINMNKTNIRFMEPESLFCVDPPEFQGQNVRQIHFREMMEICLPLIAPESFPSTLDLKNGSHISLHCRATAEPEPEIYWITPSGHKLLPNTLSNKYYIHSEGTLDISDVTQKESGLYTCIATNLVGADLKSVMIKVDGSFPHDSSGSLNIKVKDIKSNSVLVSWKASSKIVKSSVRWTAFLKAENSQAAQSARVPSDIKVYNLTHLNPSTEYRICIDIPTIYSQIKKQCVNVTTKGLDLAVKGYEKNNLIGFLACIGALLGIISMIYIYSCISQEMNYDAGHSHLKNYLKKQSFSLSELHPPLISLWDTGKEKSTPMEVKATVIGVPTNMS; encoded by the coding sequence ATGAAGGACATGCAACTCAAAATTAACTTTCTACTTGGCCTAGTTATGACTGCACTAGTACAAGctgtagaaaaaaaagcagattgtCCAGAGTCATGTATATGTGAGATCAGACCATGGTTCACCCCCAGGTCTGTGTATATGGAGGCTACAACAGTGGACTGTAATGATTTaggcctttttaattttccatccAGACTGCCTGCTGACACACAAGTTCTACTTCTACAGACTAATAATATTGTAAAAATTGAACACTCAGTAAACCTTCCAGTGAATTTAACTGCTCTAGATTTATCTCAGAACAATTTATCCTCAGTGGCCAGTTTTAATCTTAAAAAGATACCACAGTTGCTTTCAGTGTAccttgaagaaaacaaacttaCTGAACTCCCTGAAGAATGCCTCTCTGGACTCCAAAATTTAGAGGAGCTTTATGTTAATCATAATCTGATTTCTGTGATTGCACCAGGAGCTTTCATAGGCCTCAATAATCTTCTCAGACTTCATCTCAATTCAAATGGTCTGCAAATGATCAACAGGAAGTGGTTTGAAGCTACTCCTAATCTTGAAATTCTCATGATTGGAGAAAACCCAATAATCAGGATCGAAGATATGAACTTTAAGCCTCTTATCAATCTGCGCAGCCTAGTTTTAGCAGGCATAAATCTCACTGAAATACCAGATAATGCTTTTGTTGGCCTTGACAAATTAGAAAGCATTTCCTTTTATGACAACAGATTTGTTAGAGTGCCCCACATTGCTCTTCAAAAGGCTAGAAATCTTAAATTTCTGGATCTAAATAAGAATCCAATTAACAGGATACGACGAGGAGATTTTAGCAATATGCTGCACCTAAAAGAATTAGGAATTAATAACATGCCAGAACTGATTTCTATAGATAGTCTTGCTGTTGATAATTTGCCAGATTTAAGAAAAATAGAGGCTACCAATAACCCCAGATTATCATACATTCATCCAAATGCATTCTACAGACTTCCCAAGCTAGAATCGCTCATGCTCAACAGCAACGCACTGAGCGCCCTGTACCGCAATACAATCGAATCCTTGCCTAACCTCAAAGAAGTTAGCATACATAGCAACCCCATCCGATGTGACTGTGTCATCCGCTGGATCAACATGAATAAAACAAACATTCGCTTCATGGAGCCAGAGTCCCTGTTTTGTGTAGACCCTCCTGAATTCCAAGGCCAGAACGTGCGGCAGATACACTTCCGGGAAATGATGGAAATCTGTCTCCCTCTGATAGCTCCTGAAAGTTTTCCATCTACTCTGGATTTAAAAAATGGCAGCCATATTTCCTTACACTGCAGAGCAACAGCAGAACCAGAACCTGAAATCTACTGGATAACACCATCAGGACACAAACTTCTGCCTAATACTCTTTCTAATAAGTACTACATTCATTCTGAAGGAACATTAGACATAAGTGATGTAACACAAAAGGAAAGTGGCTTGTACACATGTATAGCAACAAACTTAGTTGGGGCAGACCTAAAGTCAGTCATGATTAAAGTGGATGGCTCTTTTCCTCACGACAGCAGCGGATCTTTGAATATTAAAGTAAAAGATATAAAATCTAATTCTGTTTTGGTTTCATGGAAAGCAAGCTCTAAAATTGTGAAGTCTAGTGTCAGATGGACAGCCTTTCTGAAAGCTGAAAACtctcaggctgcacagagcgCTCGAGTACCATCTGATATAAAGGTATATAATCTTACACATCTAAATCCATCAACTGAATACAGAATTTGTATAGATATTCCCACAATCTATTCACAGATTAAAAAACAATGTGTCAATGTAACCACAAAAGGACTGGATTTGGCAGTGAAAGGCTATGAAAAGAACAACCTAATAGGATTCCTTGCCTGCATCGGTGCTCTTCTGGGAATCATCTCTATGATATATATTTACAGCTGCATCTCACAAGAGATGAACTATGATGCTGGACACAGCCACCTAAAGAATTACCTGAAGAAACAATCCTTTTCACTCAGTGAGCTTCATCCTCCTCTAATCAGTCTTTGggacacaggaaaagaaaagagcacaCCAATGGAAGTAAAAGCAACTGTAATAGGTGTACCAACAAATATGTCATGA